The following DNA comes from Chrysiogenes arsenatis DSM 11915.
CGTTATGATCGACAAAGCTCACAGCAAAGCTGTCGATGGCATACTGCGCGGTGATAGTCATGTTGCCAGTGATGTTGCTAAAGTTAGCTGGGCTCCAACCGGTGAAGGTGTAGCCAACTCTGGTTGGGTCAGTTGCTGGAGCTATCGCTGAACTGCCATATTCGACTGAGTCGGTTTTGAGCGTTGTGCCGTCGTAATCAACGAAGCTCACAGCAAAGCTGTTGATGGCATACTGTGCAGTAATCGTTGTATTGCCAGTGATAGTACTAAAGTCAGCTGGGCTCCAACCTGTAAAGGTGTAGCCTGTTCTGGTGGGACTTGTTGGTGCTACCGCAGCGGTGCCGTATTCTACCGTGTCGGTTGTTAGGGTAGTGCCGTTATAATCAACGAAGCTCACGCTGTAGCTATTGATCGTATACTGTGCGGTGATAGTCATGTTGCCAGTGATGTTGCTAAAGTTAGCTGGGCTCCAACCGGTGAAGGTGTAGCCAACTCTGGTTGGGTCAGTTGCTGGAGCTATCGCTGAACTGCCATATTCGACTGAGTCGGTTTTGAGCGTTGTGCCGTCGTAATCAACGAAGCTCACAGCAAAGCTGTTGATGGCATACTGTGCAGTAATCGTTGTATTGCCAGTGATAGTACTAAAGTCAGCTGGGCTCCAACCTGTAAAGGTGTAGCCTGTTCTGGTGGGACTTGCTGGTGCTACCGCGGCGGCGCCGTATTCGACACTGTCAGCTTTGAGCGTTGCGCCGTTATGATCGACAAAGCTCACCACAAAACTGTTGATCGCATACTGTGCGGTAATCGTTGTATTGCCAGTGATATGACTAAAGTCAGATGGGCTCCAACCGGTAAAGGTGTAGCCTGTTCTGGTGGGACCTGTTGGTGCAATGGCCGCTTGGCCGTGTTGTATCGTATCAGCTTTCAGCACCGCTCCATCGTGATCCACAAAACTGACGCTGTAGCTACTCACAGGTTGTGGTTGATCTTTGGCTTGCACTATAAGAGTAAAACTCTGTGTCGCCAGCGTCTGCCCATCTTCTTGATACGTTCCAGTCACCTGGTAGGTATTTAAACTTACTCCAATAAGCGGAAAAGCACTGATAGCACCGCTTGTAGGGAAACCCGCTATGGCAGGGCTGACGCTCCACCGGACGTTATTCAGGTAATTGGTACGCCCAAACACATAGGGTTGAACGGTAAGGGTTTCACTAATGTCTTTCGTAACACTTTGAAACGGGAGTATCAGACTGACTTGGTCGCTCACTACCTGTACAGTACGCTCCACCGTAGTGACCTTGCCAAGGTTGTTGGCAGTCGCCGTGATAGTATACGTTCCGGGGATCAGGTTCGGTATGTTCGCACTCCCAACTCCAGCAGTTACAATAATCGGACTTCGCCCAGGAAGAGAAAGTGTGAGTGGAAGGCTCTGGAGAGTACCGCTCATACTCTGTGCATATGCACTTGCGTAAGCGGTCAGATCGCCACTCGCAGCATTAACTGGCAATTTAAAAATTGCAGGTACAGTCAGTTGAACAACTGGTTGGTTAGCCTGTACCACCGTAATACGGCGAGTAGTACTGCCAACAAGCCCACGACTATTCGTCACTGTCAGTTCTACCGTATAGCTCTTGCTTGCTTCATCGGGCGCAAAGACAATATTCTGCGTATTAAAGATTGCCCGCTCCGCGGTTTCACCAAGAATGACGGCATCGCTTCCTCCCCCTCTGATGCTCCAACGGTATTGAAGCGCATCAAGCCGTGGGTCGGAGCTCTGGCTTCCATTGAGAGTAAAGTTTTCGCGTTCATTCAGACGCACTTCGGCTGGAGCATTAATGGCAGCAACAGGAGCAGAACGGTTTGTAAAACGCTCTTGAACCTCTACTTGGGCATTGATCGCGGTGCTTTTGCCAGATGTGGCTGACATCGCCACCAGTTGAATCGTCGCTTGCCCAGGTTGCAGGGCACGTAAAGAAAGCGCACTACCCTGCGGTGCAAAAGTAACAACATTCTCACCACTCACAAGACTCCAAGTGTAGATCATTTCTCCTGTATCGTCCGCGCTAAAAGCACTACCAAGAATAGTTCCACTGCCATAGAGCGACCCATCGGTAATAGTCAAAATTTGACTTGAAGGAGTCAGATGCAATCGCGGAGCACCAAGCTCTTGAACAGTAAGGCGGAAAATATCTTTCGCCACAGTAGTGTTCGCACCATTTCGCACTGTAAGTTCGTATTCATGTTCGCCAGGAGAGAGACTTTGGATATTGATTCGACTCACACCACCCGCAGTGGTAAGCGCAGCATGAGCCTGCGAAGTCAAACCTCTCCAACTAATCAGCGGCGACCCACTACCAAGGTTATCGACCCGCGCCATCTGTGGCACTAGCGTATATGAGGCGTTCAGGGTTTTGAGCACCGATGCGGGGGCGGGGGCTTTAGCGAATGCTTTGGGTTTCAGTACATTGACAATATAATGCTCCGAATAACCACTGCTCTCACTGTTGGTTCCTTTGAGTCGCAAGATATATTCGTCGGCAGGGTTATCGGTTGGAACACTCCAGTCGATTGTCCCAGCCGAATAGCGGTAAACACGATTCGCTTCACCCGCGGGGCGTACAAATTCCAGCTCGACAGTATCATTGGTGGAGAGATTCGTGGAATTAGCGAAAGCTAAACCAAGGGTTTCACCGGGGCGCAACGCAAGTGTTGTGCGGGAAAGCGCCACAAACATTCGTGGTGCACTGGGAAGGCGTACCGTAATCTTCTGCGCGTCAGTGGTATCCCACGCCGTGCCAATCGCGGCACTGAAGGTGATATAATACTCCCCAGCAGCAGGAAAACTGTGCGTAAACATGTTTCCAGTAGCCGTTTGCAATACGGTAGTTTCATTACTGTCATACAGCGTCCATGTCTGTCCAATAGCTTGCCCACCACCTTGCTGGCGTGCTACTGCCCGCCCTTCAAGCGAAATTGTTGTGCCGACCGTAATGCTTGCCCCACTACCGCGCGCAAAGCTCAAACTCACAAAAGGTTTGCTTTCAGGGTGGAAATAAAAAGCCTGTGCCTTGCGCTCACCATCTTTGATGAACATAATGGTATAACGTTGGCCACCCTGTAAAAGTCCAGTTGGTATAACAAGACCACCCGCCCACCCATCAGGCCGTGGATGAATTTCGATAGTTTCAGAGAAAGATGTTGGCATGTAGGGTTGGTTGTTAGCGCGAAGTGTGATGCTGAGTTGATTCGTTGCAGGAGCGACGCTAAGGGAGTATTCAGTTACGGCAGCTTGGGCTTGGATAAAGTCATTCAGATTACTTTCGATATCCACAGGGTCAGAGTTAAACAGAAAACTTCGAAATTGTTCCCCTTGCTGCTCGCCAAACACATTCGCCTGCACTGGCGTAAACGACAACAATATAAACAGAACCCCAACTACTAGGTGCATATACCGCATAACATCCCCCTATGAATAGCAAAAGCGAGGAAATGACTCTTTTTTCCTCGCTCAAACTCTATTGTTATCTCTATGGTTTCTTTATTCGCAAACACCGTTATATATATGCCCGCATTAACCAGAGAGCAACTGAAAAAATAGATCGTTGCAAAATATTCCTCTCCATTTTTCAACCAGATTTTACGGAGAGTACCATTCCGCATCTCTCGCAATATCAGCCTTGTTATTTTTATAGCAATTGCATATTTTGACTGTGAGCGTGCACTTCCCGTGGAGGCCTTCAATGAGTCAGTCAGAGCGCTATCACGTCACTTTTTCTGAGGCCATTGCTATCTTGGCACCATATATCTGGGGCAAGTTGCGCGAACAATTGCGTGCTGTCCTCCCAATTGTCGCGTATTTATTTCTCTTTCAAGTGGTTATTCTACAAAAAAATGTTATGGGCGCACTGGCTATCAGCGCTGCTCTCGTTGGTGTTCTCATTGGCCTCATGTTTTTCATGGAAGGGTTACGTGTTGGATTGATGCCTCTGGGAGAAGCTATCGGTGCTGGGCTTCCCAAAAAACGGGGTCTGCCGATTATCCTGAGTTTTGCTTTTATCCTCGGAGTCGGCAGTACGCTAGCAGAACCAGCGATTGGTGCTCTGCAAAGCGTTGGCATGGGGGTGAATCCCGCTCAGGCTCCATTGCTCTATTACATGCTCAGCGAACGTTCCACACTGCTTGCGCTCTGCGTTGGCGCGGGGGTAGGTATCGCGGTCATGCTCGGTATTATTCGATTTGTGTATGGGTTTTCGCTCAAATACTACGCCATTCCGATCGTCGCCGTGCTCTCCGTTGCAACTTTTTTTGCCGCTTTGCTCCCTGACGTTGAATACATTATCGGCCTAGCATGGGACTGTGGTGCCGTTACTACTGGTCCTGTCACCGTGCCACTGGTACTCGCACTTGGTCTGGGGGTATCGCGCGTAGTATGCACGCGCAGTGATAGTGGTATGAGTGGTTTTGGTATTATCACATTGGCATCGCTTTTCCCGATAGCCGCCGTGCTTTTGCTTGGAGTGGCGCTCTATTGGCAGGGCGACTATCTGAGTGCAGCGGCAAACGCCACCACTATTCAAATGGCGCAGGGGAACTATCTTATCGAAGCCTTTTCCGGTGCCTCGCGCGCGATTATCCCACTCGTCGCCTTTTTATTTCTCGTCCAATGGCTCCTGATTGGCGAAAAACTTCACTACCTGAATGAAATCATACTCGGCATTGTGCTGACGGTGATCGGTATGGCACTGTTTAATCTTGGCCTACTGCTTGGGCTGGTGCCGTTAGGCGATCAGGTTGGTTCGCTGGTACCAGCAACGTTTTCCAGCGTCGAACTGCAATGGCTGAACGAACCGCACGGGCCGCTCTACGGAATGTTCGGCATTGGCGTTGCGATTCTGTTTGCCTTTTTCCTCGGCTACGGTGCTACGCTAGCCGAACCAGCGCTCTCCGCGCTTGGAGAGCAAGTCGAAACGATCACCAATGGCGCTTTCAAAAAGAAACTGCTGATTCAATCCGTCGCCATCGGTGTTGGTGCGGGGATCGGACTTGGTATTGCGAAAGTCATCTTTAACTTGCCACTCGTCTGGCTGTTGCTTCCATCCTACGCTATCCTTTTGGTGATAACGGTTTTTTCCGATGAAACCATGACTAACATCGGTTGGGACGCGGCGGGCGTTACGACCGGGCCAATCACCGTTCCGCTTGTTATCGCCATGGGACTGGGTGTCGGATCAAGCGTCCCTGGCGTTGTAGAAGGGTTTGGCATTCTGGCACTGGCAAGCGTTTTTCCAATTCTCACCGTCCTGACGATGGGGTTGTTAGTGAAAACAAAAAAAGAGTCTCGGGGAGTGTGACATGCCGAATGAAGAGTATTATCTTAACAATATCATGATCATCACCTGCATTGTGGAACGGGGGAAAGCAGACGATGTCGTAGAAGCCGCCAAAAAAGTCGGAGCCAAAGCGGCAACGATTTACTATGCGCGCGGCACTGGCATTCGCGAGCGGCTGGGTCTTTTAGGTATTGCCATCCAACCAGAAAAGGAAATCATCGAAATAGCGGTTCATCCATCGGCGGCTGATGCGGTTTTTGATGCGATGATCGACGCTGGCAAGCTCCATCTACCTGGAAAAGGATTTATCTACATGACACAAGCGGTTAAAGCGTATACGTATATTCCCAAAAAAGAGGAATAACCCGTCAGCGTAACTGGAAAAGCATCGGAATTTCGACTACCGTTTCTATGCTCACACCATGGCGTGTTGCTGGGAAGTAGGTTGACTGCTCAACTGCTTTGCGAGCACTTTCGTCAAGTGGTGCATGGTTTGATGGTTGCACAATCGTGATGACACTGGCCGTACCATCCACACCAATACGCGCCGCTACAACGACTTCTCCCTCCCAGCCCATGCGGCGAGCGACCCGTGGATATTCTGGAATTACCTGACGTGCGTAACGCGCACCATCTGGGCTGCCAAAGGGTGCCGGAATAAACTCGTGGTTTTCCGTTTGAACCACCGGCGTTGCGTCATTTGATGGAGTTCCATTATCAAGTTTTGGCTGGTCAACCGAATCATGTGTGTATGCGATCTCGACGGCGGTCTCCACCTCTTGGCGAACTTCTACCGTATCCACTACCGCCTTTACCGGCTCCCGTACCACTGGTTTTGGTGGCACCAACGCGTGTTGCGCTGACACATCAGGTGGTGCTGCAACACGTTTTTGCACTGGTGGCGGTGCAAGAACAGGAGTAGGTGCCGCTACCACAGGCACTTCGGCCTGCGACACAATACGCACCAGATCAACCGCCACGCTTGTAACCGTTTCGGCTGGCTTACCTGAGCGTTCAAAATGGGCGGGCAACAGCGGCAACACCGCCGCATGCAAGGCGATAGAAAGGGCGAATGGCATCAGGAGTGACGACGACTTTTTCTTCATAAATGCTCCCGTCCCTGAAAACGCAGGCTGCGGATCGGCACAACCCGTGGCGTCCCCGTATGTGGATCGGTTTCTACCAACACCTCCATTCGGAAAGCGCGCCCGAGATTTTCCGGTGTAAATACTTTGGATGGGGTATCCACCGCTACCACGGTGCCACCACTTTCTAAAAGTACAATGCGGTGCGAAATCGCCGCGGCAAGATCCAAATCGTGCGATACTTGTACTATGGTCACACCGTGCTCGCGGTTCATGGTTCGCAACAGCTCTGCCGTCTCCCAGCGGTGATCCATATCCAGGTGACTCGTCGCTTCGTCAAGCATCAACGTTGGGCTCCCCTGCGCGAACGCACGGGCAAGATAGACCCGCTGCCGCTCGCCACCACTCAGTTGCGTCACCGGACGGTGCTGGAGGTGCGCAGTATCGGTCAACTCAAGCGCCCGCTTCACCGCCTGACGATCGAAAGGTGATAAACTCCCCAAAAGCCCGATGCGGGCAAAACGCCCCATTGCCACCAATTCGCCCGCCGTGTAGCCGAAAGCTGGTTCGGCAGATTGCGGCACCACCGCACACAGCCGCGCCATATCGCGACGACCAATCTGGTGCGGCTGCCTGCCTTCCCATTCCACAACCCCAACCTGTGGTGTCAACACACCACGCAACAGCCCCAAAAGTGTCGATTTACCACAGCCATTCGGCCCGAGAATCGTAAGAATTTCTCCCCGCTCGACCCGAAAAGAGATATCGCGTAGCACCGAAGTGCGACCGTACCCAAAGTGTAAACCCTGAACCACAATCATCGGCGTAACCCAAAGCGGCGCAACAGGAAGAGAAAACTTGGCGCCCCGATAATTGCCGTAATCACCCCAACCGGAAGTTCCGCCGGTGAAAAAAGCGAACGGGCGAGCGCATCTGCCAAAAGCAAAAAAATCGCCCCCGCACATGCAGCTGCCGGAATCAAAAAGCGGTGCGAAGGCCCCCAAATAAGCCGTACCGCGTGAGGAATGACCAAACCGACAAACCCCACCAAACCCGCCAGCGCCACGGCCATCGCCGTCATCATCCCCGCTGCTCCTAGAATAATCAGCCGCCCCATCACCACATTCATCCCCAAGTCGGCCGCTTCCTCTTCGCCCTGCGTCAACAAATCCATCGCCGGAGCCATCCCCCACAGCACACCAAACATCGCAATACACACACCGTAGCCCGGCAGCAGCCACGTACTATTTTCACCACTTAAATCACCTGCCAGCCAAAACACTGCCCCGCGCACGCTGTCCGCCGGAAGACTCCAGAGGAGAAACAACAGCAATGCCGCAGCGAGGCTCCCCACCATCACCCCAGCAAGAATAAGCGTTTGCGCAGAACCACGCTGAATCCCGCCCACCATGACCGCAATTGCCAGCGCCAGGAGCGCACCGACAAAAGCGAACAATGGAACCGTCAGCGTCAACCAAGTACCCAATGCCAGCGCACTCACCGCACCAAACGCCGCACCGCCAGAAACTCCCAGCAAGTACGGATCAGCCAACGGATTACGCAAGACCGCCTGAAACGCACTCCCCGCTACCGCCAGCGACGCACCAACCAGCATTGCCAGCAAAGCGCGAGGGAGACGAATATCGAACAGGATCGT
Coding sequences within:
- a CDS encoding DUF1538 domain-containing protein yields the protein MSQSERYHVTFSEAIAILAPYIWGKLREQLRAVLPIVAYLFLFQVVILQKNVMGALAISAALVGVLIGLMFFMEGLRVGLMPLGEAIGAGLPKKRGLPIILSFAFILGVGSTLAEPAIGALQSVGMGVNPAQAPLLYYMLSERSTLLALCVGAGVGIAVMLGIIRFVYGFSLKYYAIPIVAVLSVATFFAALLPDVEYIIGLAWDCGAVTTGPVTVPLVLALGLGVSRVVCTRSDSGMSGFGIITLASLFPIAAVLLLGVALYWQGDYLSAAANATTIQMAQGNYLIEAFSGASRAIIPLVAFLFLVQWLLIGEKLHYLNEIILGIVLTVIGMALFNLGLLLGLVPLGDQVGSLVPATFSSVELQWLNEPHGPLYGMFGIGVAILFAFFLGYGATLAEPALSALGEQVETITNGAFKKKLLIQSVAIGVGAGIGLGIAKVIFNLPLVWLLLPSYAILLVITVFSDETMTNIGWDAAGVTTGPITVPLVIAMGLGVGSSVPGVVEGFGILALASVFPILTVLTMGLLVKTKKESRGV
- a CDS encoding P-II family nitrogen regulator, which gives rise to MPNEEYYLNNIMIITCIVERGKADDVVEAAKKVGAKAATIYYARGTGIRERLGLLGIAIQPEKEIIEIAVHPSAADAVFDAMIDAGKLHLPGKGFIYMTQAVKAYTYIPKKEE
- a CDS encoding energy transducer TonB; amino-acid sequence: MKKKSSSLLMPFALSIALHAAVLPLLPAHFERSGKPAETVTSVAVDLVRIVSQAEVPVVAAPTPVLAPPPVQKRVAAPPDVSAQHALVPPKPVVREPVKAVVDTVEVRQEVETAVEIAYTHDSVDQPKLDNGTPSNDATPVVQTENHEFIPAPFGSPDGARYARQVIPEYPRVARRMGWEGEVVVAARIGVDGTASVITIVQPSNHAPLDESARKAVEQSTYFPATRHGVSIETVVEIPMLFQLR
- a CDS encoding ABC transporter ATP-binding protein — translated: MIVVQGLHFGYGRTSVLRDISFRVERGEILTILGPNGCGKSTLLGLLRGVLTPQVGVVEWEGRQPHQIGRRDMARLCAVVPQSAEPAFGYTAGELVAMGRFARIGLLGSLSPFDRQAVKRALELTDTAHLQHRPVTQLSGGERQRVYLARAFAQGSPTLMLDEATSHLDMDHRWETAELLRTMNREHGVTIVQVSHDLDLAAAISHRIVLLESGGTVVAVDTPSKVFTPENLGRAFRMEVLVETDPHTGTPRVVPIRSLRFQGREHL
- a CDS encoding FecCD family ABC transporter permease, with the protein product MQNKPIAIVFLLCGIGLALAISLSTGTYTIALPALWQALWGEPQEAIHATILFDIRLPRALLAMLVGASLAVAGSAFQAVLRNPLADPYLLGVSGGAAFGAVSALALGTWLTLTVPLFAFVGALLALAIAVMVGGIQRGSAQTLILAGVMVGSLAAALLLFLLWSLPADSVRGAVFWLAGDLSGENSTWLLPGYGVCIAMFGVLWGMAPAMDLLTQGEEEAADLGMNVVMGRLIILGAAGMMTAMAVALAGLVGFVGLVIPHAVRLIWGPSHRFLIPAAACAGAIFLLLADALARSLFSPAELPVGVITAIIGAPSFLFLLRRFGLRR